The window TCTATCGAGTTACCCACAACACACTTTGTAATGCAGGACAATCATCATGTATTTTTTGTGTCACTAGAACACATATTGCTTTGCCTGCAAGAAGCAGAAAAACAGGGCGAAGTCCCTCCTCTGGAAAGTGAGTGGTGGCACACACTTCAGGGGACATTCCCTTCCCTGCGTTAATTGACCAAATCTCCCAAGGTCTCTTTGGCCAGCGCCAGCAATGCGTCATTGAATGCTGAAGATTTCCAGTGACTGAAGTTGACGAGGTTATTGAAATAGTTAAAGTCAAAACCAACCGTCTGACGATAGATTTCTGTTGGCGCTTCCTTTCCCTCTCTTAGGGTAAACACCATATCCATCATCTCAACCAGTTCATCTTCTTCCACTCGGGAACGGTGCAGCGTCTGGTAAATACCAAGCTCAATATAATCCCGGCAGGCTGCATCTTTGATCACATAGCCTTTGTCGCTGTAGCACAGACGACCTGATGTTCGGCTCACCAGTTCATTCGCCAGATCTGCATCCACTTTTTTATACAGGATCGCCTGAAAATCGGTCATATAAAGAAAAACCCAGGGGATATTCATCAATGTCGCCCGTGCATACAGCCACCCTTCCTCCCGACGATATTGCTGTAGCATGCTTTTGGCCAATCCTTCATCAATCTTTATCCCTGTCGCCCGACTGAGTAACCAGACTACTTTATCGAAATGATTGATCAGAATAGACAGGATTTGCTGCGTCAGTATGCCTGGCGCACGTCTGGGTCTGCCATCGCCATCATCGCGTTTAGTATTCGAATAAGGGCACCACAGATACGCCTCGTTGTCATAAATACCGACACCGTACACGGAACTGCCGCAATGCTTGCCATAGGGATTAGGGGTATTGGCCAGTGCTTTATACAAGCCGATTATCTGAATAGGGTTATTGCAGGCCGGGCAAACAGCAAAGTATTGAGGATTACCGCTGGAGTTTGTTTTGTACCACGGCGGGCGGCGGGCGGTACGTTGCTCATAGTCATTTTTCTCAATCAAATAATAGGCCTGAGTCTTTACGGAAAGTTTGTAAACGTTCATGGTGAGTAATACCGATAGGACTGAGTAATCATGTGGTTATAGCATGTACTGCCACCGTAAAAAACAGGATGGTATTAACAACCTCACCCCACTAACGCGCCTGCGGCTTGTTCAACTGGCGCAGGCTCCGCAAAGAAAAGCTTTTGCGAACCCCGCACCAGTTCCCGAATTACCCTTTTTCGCCTGTCACCTGCTCAATAGCCTTTAGCAACCACATCATGTCTGTCGCATCGGAGACATTGATGTACCAGCGCATACCACGGGCATATTCATTATCATCTGGCCATACGGTATTGCCGGCAACCGTAATCAGGAGATCAAGCGCCTTTCCTGTCGGATCGCTAATATGTACCGAAACGCAGCAACGGTTACCAACACGATGAGGTAACACAGAAAGTTGAGCCGGGCAGACTAGGCGTTTTCTGACTTCATCGCCCAACTTCGCAAGTTGGAGTGAATCACCTTCACCAATACGGGCAACACCCTGCGGAGGCACATCAAACAGGACAGAAAACGGGAGTGCATTATCCGGCACCACTTCAGGTTTAGACATCGTTAATCGCTTCACGCAGCCTCCGTTTCGGTCATAATCCCTCTTGCCTTATCCAGCTTCTTCGCCACGAGAAAAGCCGCTTGCAGCTCACTGCAGCCATGTTCGTTCATCAGTTGCCGGCGTTCCGCTTTTTCTTCTTTTTCAGTCATCCCCAACGCAAGGTAAAGGCTGGGAGGAACGGCCCTGAATAAAGCTTCTACCCGTTTAGCCAGAACCACACCTTCCGTATAGCATCGGGGTAACTTTGTCGCAGAGAGCAACATCGCCTTTTGCTCTTCATTCAGCTTTTTGAACCGCGAGATTTGCTCCACTTCATCCGGTGGCATGGTCAGACACAACCACCATTCTGCCATATTGAGCATTTTTTCCGACGTATCCGGATAATCCGCCAAGTTCTGTGTTGCAAGCCAGAGCCACGCCCCCAATTTACGCCACATTTTCACCACCTTAGTCATATACGGTGATAGCAGGGGGTTCGTCGTCGCAATATGGGCTTCATCGATAACCATATTGATTTCACGATCCAGGTACTGATCACGTTCAGCGATGTTATTGACGGTATTCACCAGGGCGATAACAGCGACGGCCATCTGTGCTTCATAGCCCTCACGCGCCAATGTACCGAGATCGATGATAGTGACATCCGCTTCTGGCCAGGGCGTTCCTGGGCGGTTAAACAGTTCTCCCTCAAACCCTTCGGTAAACATGCGCAACGCCTCAGCCATCTCCTCAGCACGCGCACGCCTTGCTGCCGTTCGGCGGTCTCGCCCCTCACTGTCCTTGGTGTTATCCCGGGCGATATGCTCCAACGCAGACATCAAATCCGAGGGCAACATTTGGTGTCCAGCTTCATACGATTGTTTCGCCGCAGCCAGAATAGCCTCACGCAACATGCCCCGATCGGCACGCGTCATTCTTGCTTCTTCTGCTGCCTCTCCCCCCGTGACCATAAGACGTGCAGCTATCTCCATTTCTCCCAGAATATCGCGCTTTTCCTCATCGTCATCATCCGGCTCTTTTGCATCATCATCCAGCTCAGGCAAAGACAACTCATCAGTAATGAGTTCTCTGGGATCTACCTGTAACAACAGGTGAGCATCGGCAAACGGTGCCAGTGAGACACCACGCCCAGGTTTGATGCTGATCTTGTTCACCGTCAACCCTAATGACTCATAGTAATCGCCAAGCAGCCCAAACGAGTTTCCCGCCTCCAGTAAAAACAGCCGTGAACGGTGGATAGCCATCACCTGCGCTAAAACACTACACAATGTCGCTGACTTACCCGAACCTGTCGGTCCAAACAACAGTAAATGGGCATTCTGTGTCCTGTCTGCCTTATTCATTGGATCAAATGACAATGCCGCCCCTCCGCGATTGAAAAAGGAAAGGCCGGGATTACCCGTTCCCGTATCACGGCCAAAAACTGGCAGCAGGCAGGCAAAGTGCTGTACAAACGTCAGCCGGGTATACCAGTGGTTTTGATCCGTTTCAGGGTTGAAACACATCGGTAAAGCACGCAGATAGCCATTGAGTGGCGCAACATCATGTTCAGGGTTGATCGGCTGAAGGCCGGCATTGAGCAGCTTGGCACTAATATCGAGATAGCGTTTGTCGAGCGTATCCAGATCTGACGCTTTGATCAGAAACGTCAACGATGAGCGATACAGTTTGTGCCGCTCACCCAGATACTCTTTGGCTGTTGCCGCATCTGCGCGTACACGCTGAGATTCAACATTTTCGCCCATTGCATTTTTGCCCAGGCTGGCGAACTCCTCTTCTAAAACATCCTGAGGTTGAACAACCAATGTCATCGCAATAACCGTTCCCTGCGGCATCAGATCCATCAGCGTATTGATGTTCTCTCCACGCCTGACTTCACCGGTCAAGTGCCCCGTCTGTGGTGCTTTTCTCAGCCGTTCTACGGGTACTGCTTTGTGCGCCACATTATCAAACCACCATACTCCACGTTCGGCATCGCTGCGCGGCCGCGTAAACCACAATGTTTCGCTAAAATCGTTCAATATAGGAAGAGAATCGGGTGCGCCGTCGTCATGTGACGCTGTACGGTACAGCAGTTCGGGCGCAACCCATTCCGGCTTAGGGTTAAACC is drawn from Pectobacterium aroidearum and contains these coding sequences:
- a CDS encoding conjugative transfer ATPase is translated as MFSLFQRRTTSSDENLKGNGPFAVNGHEPLSRDGRLTERDEQQLYGVAPSIIDYMPWAEYLSADQCLLLDDGASVGAVYEITPVGTEGRPAERLEEIRDVVEDALQDSLPELDSHQWVVQLYCQDDTDVTAYMDKLRGYVKPWAEGTAFTQAWLAETDRHMKSISAEKGLFDDKIVTGAPWRGQTRRTRMVIYRYVEKQSRDPLPPATMLNQVCDRLTSALSGAGIRCHRQNGEQIHNWLLRWFNPKPEWVAPELLYRTASHDDGAPDSLPILNDFSETLWFTRPRSDAERGVWWFDNVAHKAVPVERLRKAPQTGHLTGEVRRGENINTLMDLMPQGTVIAMTLVVQPQDVLEEEFASLGKNAMGENVESQRVRADAATAKEYLGERHKLYRSSLTFLIKASDLDTLDKRYLDISAKLLNAGLQPINPEHDVAPLNGYLRALPMCFNPETDQNHWYTRLTFVQHFACLLPVFGRDTGTGNPGLSFFNRGGAALSFDPMNKADRTQNAHLLLFGPTGSGKSATLCSVLAQVMAIHRSRLFLLEAGNSFGLLGDYYESLGLTVNKISIKPGRGVSLAPFADAHLLLQVDPRELITDELSLPELDDDAKEPDDDDEEKRDILGEMEIAARLMVTGGEAAEEARMTRADRGMLREAILAAAKQSYEAGHQMLPSDLMSALEHIARDNTKDSEGRDRRTAARRARAEEMAEALRMFTEGFEGELFNRPGTPWPEADVTIIDLGTLAREGYEAQMAVAVIALVNTVNNIAERDQYLDREINMVIDEAHIATTNPLLSPYMTKVVKMWRKLGAWLWLATQNLADYPDTSEKMLNMAEWWLCLTMPPDEVEQISRFKKLNEEQKAMLLSATKLPRCYTEGVVLAKRVEALFRAVPPSLYLALGMTEKEEKAERRQLMNEHGCSELQAAFLVAKKLDKARGIMTETEAA